The genome window GCCGCGAACGCGACCGGCGCGCTCAACGTCGCGCGGGCCTCGAAGGCCCTCGGCGCGCGCGTCGTGTACGTGAGCACCGACTACGTCTTCGACGGGACGCGGAAGCCCAGAGCGGGCCGCACGACGCCGGACTCGGCCTGGAGCGAGACGGACCTCCCCGCGCCGCTCAACGTGTACGGCGCCTCGAAGCTCGCGGGCGAGCACGCGACACGCCTCGCGAACCCGGACCACGTCGTCGCGCGCGTGTCGAGCCTCTTCGGCGTCTCCGGCGCCCGCGGAAAGGGCGGCAACTTCGTCGAGACCATCCTCAGGAAGGCGCGCGAAGGCGGCCCGCTCAAGGTCGTGAACGACCAGTGGATGACGCCCACGTACACGTGGGACGCGGCCGAGGCCATCCTGCGCCTCGCCCGCGCGGACGCGACGGGCGTCGTGCACGTCACGAATCCCGAAGCCGCCACGTGGCACGCGCTCGCCTCCGCGGCCGTCGAGCTTTGCGGCCTCGCGGTCCCCGTCGAGCCGGTGCCCGCGACCGCCTACCCGAGCCACGTCCAGAGGCCTGCCAACAGCGCCCTCGCGACCGACCGCCTCGCGAAGGTGCTCGGCGAGCCCCTGCGGCCGTGGCGCGCGGCGCTCGGAGCCTACCTGCGCGAGAAGGGCCACCTCTGAGCGAAGCGCCGAGTTTAAGGCCGCGCGAGCGATCGAAGGATGGGACAGCCATGAAGGCGAGGATCCGCGTCGACCGCGAGAAGATCGCGGAGTTCTGCCACCGCCGCAGGATCACGAAGCTCGCGCTCTACGGAAGCGTCCTCGGCGACGCGTTCCGGGCCGAAAGCGACGTCGACGTCCTTGCGGAGTTCGAGGCCGAGGCGCGCGTCACCCTTTTCGACATCGTGGCGATGGAGGACGAGCTGTCCTCGATTCTCGACGGGCGACGCGTCGACCTCCGCACCCCCGGCGACCTGGGGCCCCGCTGGCGTGAGGCGGTCATGGCGCGCGCGGAGACGATCTATGCCGAGGGCTGACCACGAGCGCATCCAGGACGCGCTCGAATACGCCCGCAAGGCCGTCCAGGCCGCGCGCGCCGAGGGGCCTGATGCGATCCGCGCGAGCGATCTCAAGCTCCATGGGCTCGTGCGCCTGCTCGAACTCGTGGGCGAGGCGTTGTCCGGCGTCCTCGCGCCGCTCCGCGACGGGCATCCGCAGATCCCCTGGCGCGAAGCCATGGCGGTCCGCAACAAGCTCATCCACGCGGTCCACGAGGTCGATTTCCGCATCGTACGGGACACCATCACGTTGCGCCTTCCGCCGCTCATCGTCGAACTGGAAAGGGCTTTGACGGGGAAGCA of Candidatus Thermoplasmatota archaeon contains these proteins:
- a CDS encoding nucleotidyltransferase domain-containing protein, which gives rise to MKARIRVDREKIAEFCHRRRITKLALYGSVLGDAFRAESDVDVLAEFEAEARVTLFDIVAMEDELSSILDGRRVDLRTPGDLGPRWREAVMARAETIYAEG
- the rfbD gene encoding dTDP-4-dehydrorhamnose reductase — protein: MASSSERVAILGATGQLGQDLVKAAGRLGIEAVPLGHERVEITDAASVKAALEAVRPTVVVNSAAFHQVDRCEEDPAAAFAANATGALNVARASKALGARVVYVSTDYVFDGTRKPRAGRTTPDSAWSETDLPAPLNVYGASKLAGEHATRLANPDHVVARVSSLFGVSGARGKGGNFVETILRKAREGGPLKVVNDQWMTPTYTWDAAEAILRLARADATGVVHVTNPEAATWHALASAAVELCGLAVPVEPVPATAYPSHVQRPANSALATDRLAKVLGEPLRPWRAALGAYLREKGHL
- a CDS encoding HepT-like ribonuclease domain-containing protein, whose protein sequence is MPRADHERIQDALEYARKAVQAARAEGPDAIRASDLKLHGLVRLLELVGEALSGVLAPLRDGHPQIPWREAMAVRNKLIHAVHEVDFRIVRDTITLRLPPLIVELERALTGKQPSGGRPS